CGTACTGGCGCACTCGCTGGCGCTCCGAAACGGTTTTTGCCACGCCTCGCGCACGGTCAGTATGCCGACGGAGACCGGATACGACCCATCACTGGGGAGCAAGTTCGTGTTCGTCACCGGTGGCGTGATGTCGGGGTTGGGAAAGGGCATCACCGCCGCCAGTCTGGGCCGCCTTCTCTCGAACGCGGGGTTCGACGTGACTGCCGTCAAGATAGACCCGTATCTCAACGTGGACGCGGGGACGATGAACCCCTACCAGCACGGCGAGGTGTACGTCCTGAAGGACGGCGGCGAGGTCGACCTCGACCTGGGGAACTACGAGCGATTCCTCGACGTGGACATGACCTCGGACCACAACGTCACCACGGGGAAGGTCTACCAGAACGTCATCGAGCGCGAGCGCGCCGGTGACTACCTCGGGAAGACCGTCCAAATCATCCCGCACGTCACCGACAACATCAAGCGACGCGTCCGCGAGGCCGCCGAGGGCTCGGACGTCTGTCTCGTCGAGGTCGGCGGAACCGTCGGGGACATCGAGGGGATGCCGTTCCTCGAAGCGCTCCGGCAGTTCAGCCACGAGGAGGACGACGACGACATCCTGTTCGCGCACGTCACGCTCGTGCCGTACTCCCAGAACGGCGAGCAGAAGACGAAGCCGACCCAGCACTCCGTGAAGGAACTCCGGTCCATCGGTCTCCAGCCGGACATCCTCGTGGGGCGCTGCGAGGACCGCCTCGACCCGGACGTCCGCGAGAAGATCGCGCTGTTCTGTGACGTGCCGACCGAGGCCGTGTTCTCGAACCCGGACGTGGAGGACGTCTACCACGTCCCGCTCACCGTCGAGGAGGAGGGCCTCGACGAGTACGTGATGGAGCAGTTCGGCCTCGCCGACGACGCGCTCCCGACCGAGGAGCGCTCGACGGAGTGGCGGGACCTCGTCACTCGCGACCGCACGGGCGAAGTGGACATCGCGCTCGTCGGGAAGTACGGCCTCGAGGACGCCTACATGAGCATCCACGAGGCGCTCAAGCACGCGGGCTTGGAGAAGGGCGTGGACGTGAACGTGCTGTGGGTGGACTCCG
The nucleotide sequence above comes from Halobacterium litoreum. Encoded proteins:
- a CDS encoding CTP synthase — its product is MPTETGYDPSLGSKFVFVTGGVMSGLGKGITAASLGRLLSNAGFDVTAVKIDPYLNVDAGTMNPYQHGEVYVLKDGGEVDLDLGNYERFLDVDMTSDHNVTTGKVYQNVIERERAGDYLGKTVQIIPHVTDNIKRRVREAAEGSDVCLVEVGGTVGDIEGMPFLEALRQFSHEEDDDDILFAHVTLVPYSQNGEQKTKPTQHSVKELRSIGLQPDILVGRCEDRLDPDVREKIALFCDVPTEAVFSNPDVEDVYHVPLTVEEEGLDEYVMEQFGLADDALPTEERSTEWRDLVTRDRTGEVDIALVGKYGLEDAYMSIHEALKHAGLEKGVDVNVLWVDSEEMRDHHEDRIERADGIVVPGGFGSRGTEGKIEAIRYAREHDVPFLGLCLGFQLAVVEYARNVLGMEGAHSTEIDEDTPYPVIDLLPEQYDLEDLGGTMRLGAHETEIQPDTLASELYGGTSCTERHRHRYEVNPEYIDELTADGLTFSGEAGNRMEIVEYDEHPFFFGTQFHPEFRSRPTRASPPFVGLLDAVLDRTEPTEVTN